The following proteins are co-located in the Gammaproteobacteria bacterium genome:
- the tsaA gene encoding tRNA (N6-threonylcarbamoyladenosine(37)-N6)-methyltransferase TrmO encodes MSSERESSRPMGIRVVGTIRTPFPHASGTPIQAVYGQGVEAQVVVDEEYSRALDDIDGFERIWLIYWMDRVEAFRPKVVPYRDIQERGLFATRSPTRPNPIGMSVVRLLRREGNILHVADIDTLDGTPLLDIKPYVPEFDAHPGSRAGWLDAPAMDRRHADDRFHAETPGKRSEK; translated from the coding sequence ATGTCTTCGGAACGCGAGAGCTCGAGGCCCATGGGCATCCGGGTGGTCGGAACGATCCGGACACCCTTCCCCCACGCCTCCGGCACGCCAATCCAGGCCGTCTACGGCCAGGGTGTCGAGGCCCAGGTCGTGGTCGACGAGGAGTACTCCCGCGCCCTGGACGACATCGACGGCTTCGAGCGCATCTGGCTCATCTACTGGATGGATCGGGTGGAGGCGTTCCGGCCCAAGGTGGTTCCGTACCGCGACATTCAAGAGCGTGGACTCTTTGCCACCCGGTCCCCGACGCGGCCGAACCCCATCGGCATGTCCGTGGTCCGCCTCCTGCGCCGGGAGGGCAACATCCTGCACGTGGCCGACATCGACACCCTGGACGGCACGCCACTGCTCGACATCAAGCCCTACGTCCCCGAATTCGACGCCCACCCTGGCTCCCGCGCCGGCTGGCTCGATGCCCCCGCGATGGACCGGCGCCACGCGGACGACCGGTTCCACGCAGAGACTCCCGGCAAGAGGTCCGAGAAGTAG
- a CDS encoding TRIC cation channel family protein, with protein MIDIVGFLVMIRCSPMGPLADALGLGLFAVSGTQVGLGAGTPGGIAIMMGVTTAIVGGMIRDVLCNEVPLVLQKEVYALAALLGSALYVGLDAIGVGTPLAAGVAFAVSTGLRLAAIQWNLSLPPYRG; from the coding sequence ATGATCGACATCGTGGGCTTCCTGGTGATGATACGATGTTCTCCGATGGGACCCCTCGCCGACGCCCTCGGACTCGGCCTCTTTGCCGTGTCCGGAACGCAGGTCGGCCTGGGGGCCGGAACCCCCGGCGGGATCGCCATCATGATGGGGGTCACGACGGCGATCGTCGGCGGCATGATCCGCGACGTTCTTTGCAACGAAGTCCCGCTGGTGCTGCAGAAGGAAGTCTACGCGCTGGCCGCACTGTTGGGCAGCGCCCTGTACGTGGGACTGGACGCCATCGGGGTCGGCACGCCGCTCGCTGCCGGCGTAGCATTCGCCGTGAGCACCGGGCTGCGCCTGGCCGCCATCCAGTGGAACCTCTCGCTCCCGCCCTACCGTGGCTGA
- a CDS encoding ATP-binding cassette domain-containing protein, translating to MSIILATEHLTRRFNTVVAVDDLTLSVEAGEVFGLLGRNGSGKTTLIKMLTTLLLPSAGSARVGGFDVVHQAAEVRRLIGYVPQALSADGELTGYENLRVFAALYDIPRAQREVRIRESLGFMNLIEHKDKMVKAYSGGMIRRLEIAQAMLHHPRVMFLDEPTVGLDPVARESVWEHVGQLRADFGTTIFFTTHYMEEAEDSCTQAAILRQGQLIAVGTPAALKAATGNPGASMDDVFSYYTGDTVEENGAYLETAAMRRATRKLGR from the coding sequence ATGTCGATCATCCTCGCCACCGAACACCTGACCCGCCGGTTCAACACCGTCGTGGCCGTCGACGACCTGACCCTCAGCGTCGAGGCGGGCGAGGTCTTCGGTCTGCTCGGGCGCAACGGCTCGGGCAAGACCACGCTGATCAAGATGCTGACGACCCTGTTGTTGCCCAGCGCGGGCTCCGCGCGGGTTGGCGGCTTCGACGTGGTCCACCAGGCCGCCGAGGTCCGCCGCCTCATCGGCTACGTGCCCCAGGCCCTGTCGGCCGATGGTGAATTGACCGGTTACGAGAACCTGCGCGTCTTCGCGGCGCTCTACGACATCCCGCGCGCGCAACGGGAGGTACGCATCCGGGAGAGCCTGGGCTTCATGAACCTGATCGAGCACAAGGACAAGATGGTGAAGGCCTACTCGGGCGGAATGATCCGGCGGCTGGAGATCGCCCAGGCCATGCTGCATCACCCCCGGGTGATGTTCCTGGACGAGCCGACCGTCGGCCTGGACCCGGTGGCGCGCGAGTCGGTCTGGGAGCACGTCGGGCAGTTGCGCGCGGACTTCGGCACCACGATCTTCTTCACCACGCACTACATGGAAGAGGCGGAGGACTCCTGTACGCAGGCGGCGATCCTGCGTCAGGGTCAATTGATCGCCGTCGGCACACCGGCCGCGCTGAAGGCGGCGACCGGAAATCCCGGCGCCAGCATGGATGACGTGTTCAGCTATTACACGGGGGACACGGTGGAGGAGAACGGCGCCTACCTCGAGACCGCGGCCATGCGCCGGGCCACCCGGAAGCTCGGCCGCTGA
- a CDS encoding ABC transporter permease, with product MRTTPAGFVAKTLAVAEMEVRKLRHDPTELLTRAVQPALWLLMFGQVFSRTHLIPSGTLSYMDFLMPGILAQSVLFVAIFNGISIIWERDLGIVHKFLVSPTPRTALVLGKSVSAGVRAIAQAALIYLLAFALGVHINWSPVALLGVLLFVLLGASLFSTFSLIIACLVKTRERFMGIGQVITMPLFFGSNAIYPTEIMPDWLKTIAHINPLTYEVDGLRALTVVGSHSVLGLSVDYAVLAAVLLVLIFIAGWIYPRIIS from the coding sequence ATGAGGACCACGCCCGCAGGCTTTGTCGCGAAGACCCTGGCCGTCGCCGAGATGGAGGTGCGCAAGCTGCGCCACGACCCGACGGAGCTGCTCACCCGCGCCGTGCAACCGGCCCTCTGGCTGCTCATGTTCGGGCAGGTCTTCAGCCGGACTCATCTCATCCCGAGCGGCACGCTGAGTTACATGGATTTCCTGATGCCGGGGATCCTGGCGCAGAGCGTTTTGTTCGTCGCCATCTTCAACGGCATCTCGATCATCTGGGAGCGGGACCTCGGCATCGTCCACAAGTTCCTGGTGAGCCCGACGCCGCGCACCGCGCTGGTGTTGGGCAAGTCCGTCTCCGCAGGCGTGCGGGCGATCGCCCAGGCGGCCCTCATCTACCTGCTGGCGTTTGCCCTGGGTGTGCACATCAACTGGAGTCCCGTGGCGCTCCTCGGCGTGCTGCTGTTCGTCCTGTTGGGGGCGAGCCTCTTCTCGACCTTCTCGCTCATCATCGCCTGCCTGGTCAAGACGCGGGAGCGCTTCATGGGCATTGGCCAGGTCATCACCATGCCGCTCTTCTTCGGCAGCAATGCGATCTATCCCACCGAGATCATGCCGGACTGGCTCAAGACGATAGCGCACATCAATCCGCTGACCTACGAGGTCGACGGCCTGCGTGCGCTGACGGTGGTCGGCAGCCACAGCGTGCTCGGTCTCTCTGTCGACTATGCGGTCCTCGCCGCGGTCCTGCTGGTGTTGATCTTCATCGCCGGATGGATCTACCCGCGGATCATCTCCTGA